From the [Limnothrix rosea] IAM M-220 genome, the window GGGGAAGCAGAAGATGTGCGCTCCTTTGGTATTGACACACCGACAGTGACTTTGCCATTAGGAGTCAATATTCCAGACGAGATTCCCAACGCAAGACAGCGATTACGGCAGCAATATAATTTGCCTGAAAATGTGCCAGTAATTTTATTTTTATCGCGTCTCCATTACAAAAAACGTCCCGACTTATTGCTGAGATCCCTAGCAGATTTACAACGGGAAAATGAACCCTTTTTTGGGATTTTTGCCGGGACTGGAGAGCCAGAATATATCGAAGAACTACAGCAACTTAGCCAAGCACTAAAATTAACTAAAAAGGTTGTTTTTCCCGGCCTGATCACAGGTGAAGAAAAAGAATGTCTATTGCAAGGTGCAGATATTTTTGCCTTGCCGTCCTACTCTGAAAATTTTGGTATTGCGGTAGCGGAAGCCCTCGTCGTGGGTTTACCTGTCGTCATTACGAAGGGTATTCAAATTTCCCCTGATATTGATGCTGCAGGAGGTGGCATCGTCATCGAAGATACCCAATCATCACTAACCTCTGCCCTGCTAAACTTGTTGCGTCAGCCAGAGGAACGAAACGCAATTGGCACAAAAGGTAAAGCCTTTGCCCGTCACACTTACTCTTGGTCGGCGATCGCCCAAAAACTCGCAACAGAATACCAAAAACTTTGCCATTAGCTATCTAACGTGAGTTTTGCTTAAGCATGCTCGGAAGTACGACGCAGTGAATGGGAGAGCGAGAGATCGGGAGATGTTTCTATACAAACAATCCTACTAGCTTTCAAAAAATGCAAATTTTCGTTGCTTCCCCATGTCTCTCCCTCTCCGTGTCTCCTTTTCTCTAAAGAATTTTGGCTACATTCTTATCCATAACTGACGTTATCTAAACCTTGAAACCATATCACCCGCAGCAAATTAACGTTACTCATAAATTATTCACAATAAAAAAGAGAGGCCTGAAAACCCCTCGATAAAAATTATTGAGATCAGAAAATCTAGTTTTTTATCCCATTGAGTAAATGACCGAATTTACTCTTCGACTGCACTGACGTACTCCTCTTCAATTTCCACAACATCAGCAGTATCCTCTTGCTCCTCAACAGTCAGACCAGCCGCTTCAGCCAAGAGTTTTTGACGATACTTTTCAGCCATTTCCTCAGCCTTCTCAAAGACAAGCTCGCGATTCTTGAGCATATCGCCGGGTTCAGGCTCAAGCTGCTTTGTCGAGAGGGAGATTCGGCCACGCTCAGCATCAAGATCAATGATCATCACCTTAAGTTCGTCGTTCACTTGGAAAACACTATGAGGTGTATCAATGTGATCGTGGGAAATTTCGGAAATGTGAAGCAAACCACTCACACCACCGATGTCAATAAATGCACCATAGGGCTTTATACCACGGACGGAACCAACAACAACCTCACCAACTTCAAGGCCGTTCATCTTACGCTCAACAAGGGCGCGACGGTGGCTGAGGACGAGGCGATTGCGATCTTCATCAACCTCAAGGAATTTAAGGGGAAGCTCTTGACCCACTAAATCTTCCTTAGCTTGGCGGGTGCTGATGTGAGAGCCGGGAATAAATCCACGCAAACCCTCAATACGAACCAGCGCACCACCACGGTTGGTTGCAAAAACAAGGGAACGAACCGTTGCATCTTCTGCTTGCAGCTGACGCACACGCTCCCAAGCACGCATGTACTCAATACGGCGAATAGAGAGGGTTAACTGACCATCTTCGTTTTCATCAGTGAGGATAAAAAACTCACGGGTTTCTTCTGCTTGTAATACTTCATCCGGAGAATCCACACGGTTGATGGACATCTCCTGAATAGGAATATATGCTGCTGTCTTTGCACCAATGTCAATCAGTGCGCCTCTAGGCTCCATGCTAAATACCGTTCCGGGAACAATATCTCCGGGACTGAAATGGTAATCGTACTTGTCTAAAAGCGCGGCAAAATCATCGTGGGTAAAACCAATATCTACTGTAGTTGTGTTCTGACTGACCATGTGTGTTCTATTCCTAGTGTTTAATCTCCTAAATTGTTTGTTGCTTGCCCCCTTTTTTGATGGCTGGTGAATTTTCTAGATTATCGCTACTCTGGGGAGAACAATCTAAGTCAATTCTTCATCGTTGTGGAGGTATAGCCAAGGGATGGGAAAGCATCTCCTTCGCTAGCGTAGGTAAATTACGGAGAGTGGCGATCGCAGTTAGGGATGCGGTGCATAGTAATTTACAGCAGCAAAAGACCGTCGTACTACTTACAGATCGTAGTATGACTATCATCAATATCTTAAAAATGACAAAAAGTAAATATATTAAGATACAGGATATCAATAGTATCTTAAAAAAGGTCTGAAATCCATAGTTTTATCAGGCGAGTTTAGCGAAAAGCATACTCTAAAGTTATAAAATCCTTTCCTAAGCTTTATTTAGTTGTGGTGGAGGCTAAAACAGAGGCGGGGGATTCGGAGGCTGGCGTGATTTCTGTTTCGGTATCTTCTAACCACTGACTCGCTTCTTCTGCTGTATCTTGCAAGTGATTTAGGGTATTGATAAAGTCATCGACATCTTGGAAGTTGCGGTATACAGATGCAAAACGGACATAAGCAACTTCGCTTTCTTGTCGTAAACGGTGAAGGACTAATTCTCCGATTTTGTCGGTAGATATACTACGCTTTGGGCTCTGCTGTAATTTGGTTTCGATATCTTCTGTAATTGCTTCGATGGTGCTGGCAGAAACATTGGTTTTTTCGCAGGCTCTTGCCATACCGCGCATGATCTTGGAGCGGTCAAATGTTTCGCTTTGTCCATTGCGCTTGATGACAGAAACTGGGACAAATTCGATGCGCTCGTAGGTGGTGAAGCGGTGCTTACAGCTTAAACATTCACGGCGGCGACGAATGCTACGTCCTGCACCTGTAGCCCTCGATTCAAGGACACGGCTATCTGTATGGTCACAATAGGGACAATGCATAATATCGAAACTGTTTATTCAATAAACTCTTGAGGGTGGAATGGTGCTAGGTGCTGTGTTTTCTACTACGAAATCCTGAACCAAGTGCCTCTTGTGCGATGTACGCGTTAGTCGGGACTTGATTCAGGGAAACCCATCGGAAAAAATTTCAATCGTTACTTTTCGATGCGGGGGGGCTCACGGAAGGCGATCGCAAAGAAGAGCACTGATAATGCCATCGCGAGGACGACAATGTAAGCTACACTATCCATTTTTATAAACCAATATATTTTGAACTTTGGTATAACTTTAACATTTTTTTCGTTGAAATCATTGTCGGTACTATTCGAGTGAACTCTTTTGCAAAAATGCTTTAAATTTGGTTGGTTTGATTGTTCTAAATGGCTTGTATTTCAAGGTGTTGTCCAAGACGCTGATAGTCTTAGAAGGGGTTTTGAAGAATGGTTGTAATTTGGATGATGGGCGGCATCAATGGTTGATACTCGACAATATTTGGTTACAGCTGAAGGGCAAGGGCAACGTCTTGATCTCTGGTTATCACTGCAGTTAAATGACCTATCGCGATCTCGGGTTCAAAAACTTATTGGACAGGGACAAGTGGTTGTTAATGAGGTTGTTTGTACGGCGAAGAAATATAAATTAAATGATGGCGATCGCCTAATTGTGACCATTCCGGCACCGACGACTTTGGAGCTAGAACCGGAGGAGATGTCTTTAGATATTTTGTTTGAGGATGAGCATTTACTGATTGTCAATAAGGCCGCGAATGTGGTGGTTCATCCTGCGCCGGGTCATTACACAGGCACTCTTGTCCATGGACTGCTGGCGCACTGTGGCGATCGCCTGGCGGGGATTGGTGGTGTACAGCGGCCGGGGATTGTCCATCGTCTAGACAAGGATACGACGGGGGCGATCGCCATTGCGAAAACTGACCAAGCCCACCAACATTTACAGGCACAAATTAAGGCAAAAACTGCACGGCGAGAATATTTAGGTGTGGTCTATGGTTGTCCGACCCAAGCCGCTGGCATTGTTGATGCTCCCATTGACCGCCATAAGGTTGATCGAAAAAAAATGGCTGTGCTCGACTCTGGTCGTCCAGCGGTAACGCGGTGGGAACTGCAAGAAAGGCTGGGGAATTATTCACTTTTGTATTACCGATTAGAAACAGGTCGTACCCACCAAATCCGAGTCCATAGCGCCCATATGGGCAATCCGATCGTTGGCGATCCTCTCTATACAAATAATCGATCCTTTAAAGTAAATTTAACGGGGCAGGCGCTCCATGCTCGTAAATTGATTGTTCAGCATCCTATTACTCATGAAACCATTGAGGCGATCGCCCCTTTGCCCACAGAATTCGAAAAATTATTAAACTTCCTGCGGCAGCGCGGTTAAAGCCGGTAGCTCGACGTAAAAAATTGTGCCCCTTGGCTGATTATCTTGGATGCGAATCTCACCGCCATGGGCTTCGACAACCATCTGACAAAACGCTAATCCTAAACCCGTTTGAGCTATTTTTTCTTGCCTTTTACCAATGTCATATTTTTGAAAAATGTGGGCTTTCTGCCCATCGGGAATACCTTGCCCAAAATCTTTTACGGCTAATTGCAGTGCTGTTTCACCAGAAATCTGATTTTGAGTCGCGCTAATATGCACCTCAATGGTGGTTTGGAACGGCGAAAACTTTAACGCATTCGTTAAAAGATTATTTAAGACTCGTACTAACAAAGGGCGATCGCCAGTAAACCTTTTTGGTAAATCATCAGCGAAAATCACCTGGATTTGAACCCTTCTCGATACTGCTAGATCTTCAAAATCCGCCACCGTATCTTTAACCCAGTCTTGAATCACAAACGACTCCTTCTGGAGCGTCAGAACACCAGCCTCGGCCTTCCCATAGGTCAAAAAATCATTACGTAGCCCTTCTAAAGAATTTGCCGCTCGTCGAATACGAGATAAACCCTTTTTTACCTGTTCTGATAATTCCAAACGATCAAGAATTTCCGTTTGTAGCAAAAGAGTCGTAATTGGATTTGTAAAATCATGGACAACCATGTCTGTCAAATCATCTCTTAATTTGCGGGAATTTTTAAGGGCATCATATTGAAATTTGATACGGAGCATCGAAATCACCCGTGCCCGCAGCTCAACTTTATTAATCGGCTTAGCGAGGAAATCATCTGCACCACTTGCTAAGCATTCTGCTAAATAATCATGGCCTAATGCTGTGATCATGATCACAGGAATATGTTGCCATTGTCTATTTTTTTTGAGGCGTTGACAAAAACTAAAACCATCGATCTCTGGCATCATTGCATCAACTAAAATCAAATCTGGAAGATGCTTTTCGAGCCTTATAAATGCTTTTTTCGCGGATCTAAGATAGCTAAGGTGATAGCCTTCGGCAAATAAAAATCCTTCAATGACGTCAAAATTGTCTGGCTCGTCATCAACAATAAGAATATATGGTGTTCTAGGAAATAAAGGTTGATTCATGGATTGAGGATTTGCTGAAATTCTTGCCCTTGCTGCATTACAGCCGGCGTAGT encodes:
- a CDS encoding glycosyltransferase; the protein is MKILHIIPSISADMGGPSQVALNLVKALRDLGEDAEILTTNFGMGEIKTGDRLDYIFDESLNLSVPVWFLPYDPPNLKEFIFSKAATAWMWQNLANYDILDHHYLFSYLPTCAAAIARFKKIPYTVRTMGQLTPWALNQGKAKKQLYATLFERKNLQKAAAVHCTALGEAEDVRSFGIDTPTVTLPLGVNIPDEIPNARQRLRQQYNLPENVPVILFLSRLHYKKRPDLLLRSLADLQRENEPFFGIFAGTGEPEYIEELQQLSQALKLTKKVVFPGLITGEEKECLLQGADIFALPSYSENFGIAVAEALVVGLPVVITKGIQISPDIDAAGGGIVIEDTQSSLTSALLNLLRQPEERNAIGTKGKAFARHTYSWSAIAQKLATEYQKLCH
- the nrdR gene encoding transcriptional regulator NrdR, with translation MHCPYCDHTDSRVLESRATGAGRSIRRRRECLSCKHRFTTYERIEFVPVSVIKRNGQSETFDRSKIMRGMARACEKTNVSASTIEAITEDIETKLQQSPKRSISTDKIGELVLHRLRQESEVAYVRFASVYRNFQDVDDFINTLNHLQDTAEEASQWLEDTETEITPASESPASVLASTTTK
- a CDS encoding 30S ribosomal protein S1, yielding MVSQNTTTVDIGFTHDDFAALLDKYDYHFSPGDIVPGTVFSMEPRGALIDIGAKTAAYIPIQEMSINRVDSPDEVLQAEETREFFILTDENEDGQLTLSIRRIEYMRAWERVRQLQAEDATVRSLVFATNRGGALVRIEGLRGFIPGSHISTRQAKEDLVGQELPLKFLEVDEDRNRLVLSHRRALVERKMNGLEVGEVVVGSVRGIKPYGAFIDIGGVSGLLHISEISHDHIDTPHSVFQVNDELKVMIIDLDAERGRISLSTKQLEPEPGDMLKNRELVFEKAEEMAEKYRQKLLAEAAGLTVEEQEDTADVVEIEEEYVSAVEE
- a CDS encoding hybrid sensor histidine kinase/response regulator, which codes for MNQPLFPRTPYILIVDDEPDNFDVIEGFLFAEGYHLSYLRSAKKAFIRLEKHLPDLILVDAMMPEIDGFSFCQRLKKNRQWQHIPVIMITALGHDYLAECLASGADDFLAKPINKVELRARVISMLRIKFQYDALKNSRKLRDDLTDMVVHDFTNPITTLLLQTEILDRLELSEQVKKGLSRIRRAANSLEGLRNDFLTYGKAEAGVLTLQKESFVIQDWVKDTVADFEDLAVSRRVQIQVIFADDLPKRFTGDRPLLVRVLNNLLTNALKFSPFQTTIEVHISATQNQISGETALQLAVKDFGQGIPDGQKAHIFQKYDIGKRQEKIAQTGLGLAFCQMVVEAHGGEIRIQDNQPRGTIFYVELPALTALPQEV
- a CDS encoding photosystem II reaction center protein T, which gives rise to MDSVAYIVVLAMALSVLFFAIAFREPPRIEK
- a CDS encoding RluA family pseudouridine synthase codes for the protein MVDTRQYLVTAEGQGQRLDLWLSLQLNDLSRSRVQKLIGQGQVVVNEVVCTAKKYKLNDGDRLIVTIPAPTTLELEPEEMSLDILFEDEHLLIVNKAANVVVHPAPGHYTGTLVHGLLAHCGDRLAGIGGVQRPGIVHRLDKDTTGAIAIAKTDQAHQHLQAQIKAKTARREYLGVVYGCPTQAAGIVDAPIDRHKVDRKKMAVLDSGRPAVTRWELQERLGNYSLLYYRLETGRTHQIRVHSAHMGNPIVGDPLYTNNRSFKVNLTGQALHARKLIVQHPITHETIEAIAPLPTEFEKLLNFLRQRG